The Aedes aegypti strain LVP_AGWG chromosome 3, AaegL5.0 Primary Assembly, whole genome shotgun sequence genome contains a region encoding:
- the LOC5579657 gene encoding chromatin-remodeling complex ATPase chain Iswi, whose protein sequence is MDDSVSEQQQSFSASMEFANRKRRHSATPSDVLEVDETSNQSSLKTTPYKSPADREFQEAISRDRLRRLEFLEGQFSQFANFAEQRKQARPPKFGRVAEDSNNNNSKRPFRARKSHLQREDSDNGGQESFQFTESPEFISGRMRNYQIEGLNWLITLFENGINGILADEMGLGKTLQAISIIGYLKHYKKINGPHVIIVPLSTIENWDREFKRFLPGVRVLRGHCRGDKKALREALISSRRSWDVVITAYHFFVAEHTYFKQLNYQYIVLDEAQRCKNEKSQLSQALRRTNYRNLLFMTGTPINNNLHELWALLNLLLPDFFRNSEDFDEWFKVEDCIDPNHERAVRLKNILQPIMLRRIKADVEVEIPPKIKTTLFIPPTRQMNYWSKKVLCRDVRLLKGDGTYTKYMMRNIFPHLRQVTLHPYLIPEESEEETFVTQEIVDVSSRMIVLDKLLDELHKRGSRVLLFSQMVIMLNVLEDYMEWKGYKYHRMTGTTQQEERQAMIDEFNSPGSDTFIFMITTRTGGIGINLQTADTVIFYDLDWNPQADFQAEDRAHRIGQTKQVHVIRFTVVGTVDEYVHVCSNRKQALDKAIVRKSLGDVTEFAAIDHHRKNLENVNCIDVPAIDEQLNEMFAEIDRGERNSRDNSLVKSIRLKTKLMRSPSEERELDSIKPAPPQFAPEFELPRLRPRKPKQMRYYEQLDLSQE, encoded by the exons CGCCGTCATTCCGCAACTCCTAGCGATGTCCTTGAAGTAGATGAGACCAGCAATCAGTCCTCGCTCAAAACAACGCCTTACAAATCTCCCGCGGATCGCGAGTTCCAGGAAGCCATTTCTCGGGATCGGCTGCGTCGTTTGGAATTCCTCGAGGGACAGTTTTCGCAATTTGCCAATTTTGCCGAACAGCGTAAGCAAGCACGGCCTCCGAAATTTGGCCGTGTCGCTGAGGACtcgaacaacaacaacagcaagcgCCCCTTTAGAGCCCGGAAATCGCATCTGCAACGGGAGGACAGTGACAATGGCGGTCAGGAATCGTTTCAGTTCACCGAATCGCCCGAATTCATCAGCGGCCGAATGCGCAACTATCAGATCGAAGGGCTGAACTGGCTGATCACGCTGTTCGAGAATGGAATCAATGGGATTTTGGCTGATGAGATGGGCCTGGGAAAGACGTTGCAAGCGATTTCGATCATCGGATATTTGAAGCATTACAA AAAAATTAACGGACCGCACGTCATAATCGTTCCGTTGTCTACGATCGAAAACTGGGACCGTGAATTTAAACGCTTCCTACCGGGAGTACGAGTGCTGCGTGGACACTGCCGCGGAGATAAGAAAGCGTTACGCGAAGCCCTAATTTCGTCTCGTCGAAGTTGGGACGTTGTGATCACGGCATACCATTTCTTCGTTGCGGAACATACGTACTTTAAACAGCTCAACTATCAGTACATAGTGCTGGATGAAGCTCAGCGATGCAAAAATGAGAAATCGCAACTATCTCAGGCACTTCGGCGAACGAATTATCGTAATTTGCTGTTCATGACCGGAACACCTATCAACAACAATTTGCACGAGCTTTGGGCTTTGTTGAATCTTCTGTTGCCGGATTTTTTCCGTAATTCTGAGGATTTTGATGAATGGTTCAAGGTGGAAGACTGCATCGATCCAAACCACGAAAGGGCCGTGAGGCTAAAAAACATCTTGCAACCCATCATGTTACGACGCATCAAAGCCGATGTCGAGGTGGAAATTCCGCCCAAAATTAAAACGACCCTTTTCATTCCGCCGACCCGCCAGATGAACTACTGGTCCAAGAAAGTGCTCTGCAGGGACGTCAGACTCTTGAAAGGAGACGGCACCTATACCAAGTATATGATGAGGAATATATTTCCCCATCTGCGTCAGGTAACTCTGCATCCTTACCTGATTCCTGAGGAATCGGAGGAGGAGACTTTTGTTACTCAAGAGATAGTTGACGTTAGTTCTCGAATGATTGTGTTGGACAAACTACTCGACGAACTTCACAAACGAGGATCCCGCGTTCTGCTGTTTTCGCAGATGGTCATTATGCTGAACGTGCTGGAAGATTACATGGAATGGAAGGGATACAAATATCACCGGATGACGGGCACCACCCAACAGGAAGAAAGACAAGCGATGATCGACGAATTCAATTCGCCCGGTTCGGACACATTCATTTTCATGATCACCACCAGAACTGGTGGTATCGGAATCAACCTTCAAACGGCGGACACGGTAATTTTCTATGACCTGGATTGGAATCCTCAGGCAGACTTCCAGGCCGAAGATCGTGCTCATCGCATTGGCCAGACCAAGCAAGTCCATGTCATCCGATTCACAGTGGTCGGAACGGTTGACGAATATGTGCATGTCTGTTCCAATCGCAAACAAGCCCTGGATAAGGCCATCGTCCGCAAAAGTTTGGGTGATGTCACCGAATTCGCCGCGATTGACCACCACCGCAAAAATCTCGAAAACGTCAACTGTATTGACGTGCCAGCGATCGACGAACAGCTGAATGAAATGTTTGCGGAAATCGATCGAGGCGAGAGGAATAGCAGGGACAACAGTCTGGTGAAAAGCATACGTCTTAAAACTAAGCTGATGCGATCGCCCTCGGAGGAACGTGAACTCGACAGTATTAAACCGGCTCCACCGCAATTTGCGCCGGAGTTTGAGCTGCCTCGGCTGCGACCGCGCAAGCCGAAGCAAATGCGCTACTACGAGCAGCTCGATCTCAGTCAGGAGTGA